The Paraburkholderia sp. ZP32-5 genome includes a window with the following:
- the hslV gene encoding ATP-dependent protease subunit HslV: protein MEQFHGTTIVSVRRGNRVALGGDGQVTLGNIVMKGGAKKVRRIYNGKVLVGFAGGTADAFSLLDRFEAKLEKHQGNLTRAAVELAKDWRTDRMLRRLEAMLIAADATTTLVITGNGDVLDPEGGICAIGSGGSYAQAAAIALANNTELSPREIVEKSLEIAGDMCIYTNHNRVIETIE from the coding sequence ATGGAGCAATTTCACGGCACGACGATCGTTTCCGTGCGCCGCGGCAACAGGGTCGCGCTCGGCGGCGACGGCCAGGTGACGCTCGGCAACATCGTCATGAAAGGCGGAGCGAAGAAGGTCCGGCGCATCTACAACGGCAAGGTGCTGGTCGGCTTCGCCGGCGGCACGGCGGATGCCTTCTCGCTGCTCGACCGCTTCGAGGCGAAGCTCGAAAAACATCAGGGCAATCTGACCCGCGCGGCAGTGGAACTCGCAAAAGACTGGCGCACCGACCGCATGCTGCGTCGTCTCGAAGCGATGCTGATCGCCGCGGACGCCACCACTACGCTCGTCATCACCGGCAACGGCGACGTGCTCGACCCTGAAGGCGGCATCTGCGCTATCGGTTCGGGCGGCTCGTATGCGCAGGCGGCGGCCATCGCGCTCGCCAACAACACCGAACTGTCGCCGCGCGAGATCGTCGAGAAGTCGCTGGAGATTGCCGGCGACATGTGCATCTACACGAACCAC
- the dksA gene encoding RNA polymerase-binding protein DksA translates to MTTKRLLTEAEILKMSDKDYMNEDQLAFFKNKLEQLQADILRNAGQTTENLRETVIVPDPADRATIEEEHALELRTRDRERKLLKKVQQSIARIEAGDYGWCEETGEPIGIPRLLARPTATLSLEAQERRELRQKLFGD, encoded by the coding sequence ATGACGACGAAACGACTCTTGACCGAAGCCGAAATCCTGAAGATGAGCGACAAGGATTACATGAATGAGGATCAGCTCGCTTTCTTCAAGAACAAGCTCGAACAGCTGCAAGCGGACATTCTCCGCAATGCCGGCCAGACGACCGAGAACCTGCGCGAAACGGTGATCGTGCCGGATCCGGCCGACCGCGCAACGATCGAGGAAGAGCATGCGCTCGAACTGCGCACGCGCGACCGCGAACGCAAGCTGCTGAAGAAGGTGCAGCAATCGATCGCGCGCATCGAAGCGGGCGACTACGGCTGGTGCGAAGAAACCGGTGAGCCGATCGGCATTCCGCGTTTGCTCGCCCGGCCCACGGCCACGCTGTCGCTCGAAGCGCAGGAGCGCCGCGAACTGCGCCAGAAGCTGTTCGGCGACTGA